In Helicoverpa zea isolate HzStark_Cry1AcR chromosome 3, ilHelZeax1.1, whole genome shotgun sequence, the following proteins share a genomic window:
- the LOC124645846 gene encoding eukaryotic initiation factor 4A: protein MSYSPERRSEDWPEDSKNGPSKDQGNYDGPPGMEPQGALDTNWHQVVESFDDMNLKEELLRGIYAYGFEKPSAIQQRAIMPCIQGRDVIAQAQSGTGKTATFSISILQQIDTSIRECQALILAPTRELAQQIQKVVIALGDHLNAKCHACIGGTNVREDVRQLESGVHVVVGTPGRVYDMITRRALRANTIKLFVLDEADEMLSRGFKDQIHDVFKMLSADVQVILLSATMPDDVLEVSRCFMRDPVRILVQKEELTLEGIKQFYIAIELEEWKLETLCDLYDTLSIAQAVIFCNTRRKVDWLTESMHGRDFTVSAMHGDMDQREREVIMRQFRTGSSRVLITTDLLARGIDVQQVSCVINYDLPTNRENYIHRIGRGGRFGRKGIAINFVTEADRRALKDIEEFYHTSISEMPSDVANLI, encoded by the exons ATGTCTTATTCACCTGAAAGAAG ATCAGAAGATTGGCCGGAGGATTCCAAAAATGGGCCATCAAAAGATCAAGGAAATTACGATGGACCTCCGGGTATGGAACCCCAAGGGGCTCTGGACACTAACTGGCATCAGGTCGTGGAAAGCTTTGATGACATGAATTTGAAAGAAGAATTGCTGAGAGGAATTTACGCCTATGGTTTCGAAAAACCGTCGGCCATCCAGCAACGCGCTATTATGCCTTGCATCCAGGGCCGCGATGTTATAGCTCAAGCCCAGTCTGGAACTGGCAAAACTGCTACTTTCTCGATTTCAATTCTTCAACAAATTGATACTAGTATTCGTGAATGCCAAGCACTTATTCTGGCCCCAACCAGAGAGTTAGCTCAGCAAATCCAAAAG GTGGTGATAGCTCTTGGTGATCACTTGAATGCTAAATGTCATGCCTGCATTGGTGGCACCAACGTGCGCGAGGATGTGCGTCAGCTGGAGAGTGGTGTTCATGTGGTGGTGGGCACGCCTGGTCGCGTCTACGACATGATAACTCGCCGTGCTCTGCGCGCTAACACCATCAAGCTGTTTGTGCTGGATGAAGCTGATGAAATGTTGTCTAGAGG ATTCAAAGATCAAATTCATGATGTATTCAAGATGTTGTCTGCTGATGTTCAAGTCATTCTGCTGTCTGCTACCATGCCGGACGATGTACTTGAGGTATCTCGATGCTTCATGAGAGACCCTGTGCGCATTCTTGTGCAGAAGGAAGAG TTAACACTGGAAGGTATTAAACAATTCTACATTGCTATTGAATTAGAAGAATGGAAGCTGGAAACCCTCTGTGACTTGTATGACACCCTCTCCATCGCTCAGGCTGTAATTTTCTGCAACACTCGTCGCAAG GTCGACTGGCTGACTGAGTCTATGCATGGACGTGACTTCACCGTCTCTGCCATGCACGGCGATATGGACCAGCGTGAGCGTGAGGTGATCATGCGGCAGTTCCGTACAGGATCCTCTCGTGTCCTGATCACTACTGATTTACTTGCCCGCGGCATTGACGTGCAGCAAGTCTCTTGCGTCATCAATTATGATCTGCCTACTAACCGTGAAAACTACATTCATCG AATTGGAAGAGGTGGGCGTTTCGGCCGTAAAGGAATCGCAATCAACTTTGTAACTGAAGCTGACAGAAGAGCACTCAAGGATATTGAGGAGTTCTACCATACAAGCATCTCGGAAATGCCCAGCGATGTGGCCAACCTCATCTGA
- the LOC124645652 gene encoding profilin, translating to MSWQDYVDKQLMASRCVTKAAIAGHDGNVWAKSEGFEISKDEVAKMVAGFDNESLLTSGGLTIAGTRYIYLSGSDRIIRAKLGKVGVHCMKTQQAVVISLYEEPIQPQQAASVVEKLGDYLITCGY from the exons ATGAGCTGGCAAGATTATGTCGATAAACAGTTAATGGCATCCAGATGTGTGACAAAAGCTGCGATTGCCGGTCACGATGGGAATGTCTGGGCCAAGTCAGAAGGCTTCGAA ATATCAAAAGATGAAGTCGCGAAGATGGTGGCCGGTTTCGACAATGAATCACTGTTAACGAGCGGTGGCCTGACGATAGCGGGCACACGATACATCTACCTCAGTGGCTCAGACCGCATCATACGCGCAAAACTCGGCAAGGTCGGCGTGCACTGCATGAAGACACAGCAAG cCGTCGTAATTTCTCTGTATGAAGAACCCATCCAACCCCAGCAAGCCGCATCCGTAGTGGAGAAGTTAGGAGACTATTTAATTACCTGTGGTTATTAG